In Zingiber officinale cultivar Zhangliang chromosome 11B, Zo_v1.1, whole genome shotgun sequence, a single window of DNA contains:
- the LOC122035058 gene encoding caffeic acid 3-O-methyltransferase-like: MGSNAAAAASAFQLTPEEDDEACVRARQLTTGVVLPMVLKTAIELGLLQMLVDAGPASALGPDEIAARLPTQNPSAPDMIDRILRLLAANDIVRCAAAEGGRRKYSPAPICKYLTDNAAASGSLANLILKHQDKVVINIWHGLKEAILNGGHPVLLAYGMTTFEYQAGDPRFNKVFNDAMKSASSFVFKHLLPKYNGFDGVGVLVDVGGNIGGSIHMITCFHPHIKGINFDLPHIIAGAPPLPGVEHRGGDMFESVPAGDAIFLKLILHDWSDELCVKLLKNCWKSLPEKGKVIVMETVVPAVPDSSTKSKAILQLDLCMMAYNVGGKERTEEEFRALAVAAGFRGFNLSPVFADSCVMEFIK; this comes from the exons ATGGGTTCCAACGCCGCCGCGGCCGCCTCTGCGTTTCAACTTACGCCGGAGGAGGACGATGAAGCGTGCGTTCGCGCCCGCCAACTCACCACCGGCGTTGTCCTCCCCATGGTCCTCAAGACCGCCATCGAGCTCGGCCTCCTCCAGATGCTCGTCGACGCCGGCCCCGCCTCGGCACTGGGTCCCGACGAGATCGCCGCCCGCCTGCCCACGCAAAACCCCTCGGCCCCCGACATGATTGACAGAATTCTCCGCTTGCTCGCCGCCAACGACATCGTCCGCTGCGCCGCCGCCGAAGGCGGCCGCCGGAAGTACTCCCCGGCTCCCATCTGCAAGTACCTCACTGACAATGCCGCCGCCTCCGGATCCCTGGCCAATCTAATCTTGAAGCATCAAGATAAAGTCGTGATAAACATTTG GCACGGCTTGAAGGAGGCGATCCTGAACGGCGGCCACCCTGTGCTGTTGGCGTACGGCATGACGACGTTCGAGTACCAAGCCGGCGATCCGCGGTTCAACAAGGTGTTCAACGACGCGATGAAATCCGCCTCCTCCTTCGTCTTTAAGCATCTCCTACCCAAATACAACGGCTTCGACGGCGTCGGAGTTCTCGTCGACGTCGGCGGAAACATCGGCGGAAGCATCCACATGATCACCTGCTTCCACCCCCACATCAAGGGCATCAACTTCGACCTCCCTCACATCATTGCCGGCGCTCCGCCGTTGCCAG GAGTCGAGCACCGTGGCGGAGACATGTTCGAATCAGTTCCCGCCGGCGACGCCATTTTCCTCAAG TTGATTCTCCATGACTGGAGCGACGAGCTGTGCGTGAAACTGCTGAAGAACTGCTGGAAATCGTTGCCGGAGAAAGGCAAGGTGATCGTGATGGAGACCGTCGTTCCGGCGGTGCCGGACTCGAGCACAAAGTCGAAAGCCATCCTCCAGTTGGACCTGTGCATGATGGCGTACAACGTGGGCGGGAAAGAGAGAACTGAGGAGGAGTTCAGGGCTCTGGCGGTGGCCGCCGGCTTCCGCGGCTTCAATCTTTCTCCGGTGTTTGCCGACTCTTGTGTCATGGAATTCATCAAATAG